A single window of Syntrophotalea acetylenica DNA harbors:
- a CDS encoding NADH-ubiquinone oxidoreductase-F iron-sulfur binding region domain-containing protein, with product MANQLRIATRNSGFIDPESIESYITVGGYQALGKCLAEMKPADVIELVKNSGLRGRGGAGFPTGVKWGFAAKYASDTKYVVCNADEGDPGAFMDRAVLEGDPHSILEAMAIGAYAIGGNKGTIYIRAEYPLAIKRLKMAIEQAKEMGLLGDNIMGTDFSFDLELKYGAGAFVCGEETALINSMEGNRGEPYTKPPFPAEAGYWDKPTIVNNVETLANIPAIIMKGGDWFSKIGTETSKGTKVFCVVGKINNVGLIEIPMGTPLRDVIFEIGGGIPNGKQFKAVQTGGPSGGALTYKDLDVPIDYENLIACQSMMGSGGMIVMDEDDCMVAVSKFFLDFTMDETCGKCTPCRIGSKRLYEMLDKITKGLGTEEDIEKLRSLAVNIKDTALCGLGQTMPNPVLSTLRVFEDEYRAHVQDKKCPAGVCTELLEFTVVAEKCVGCTLCAKVCPVNCISGKPKEVHVIDQSACIKCGACLDKCKFDAIIKK from the coding sequence ATGGCAAATCAGCTTAGAATAGCCACTCGCAACAGCGGGTTCATCGATCCGGAATCCATTGAATCCTACATCACCGTCGGCGGCTATCAGGCCCTGGGCAAATGCCTGGCCGAGATGAAGCCCGCCGATGTTATCGAATTGGTTAAAAACAGCGGCCTGCGCGGTCGTGGCGGCGCGGGTTTTCCCACCGGCGTCAAATGGGGTTTTGCCGCCAAGTACGCCTCCGACACCAAATATGTCGTCTGCAACGCCGACGAAGGCGACCCGGGCGCGTTCATGGACCGCGCGGTGCTCGAAGGCGACCCGCACAGCATCTTGGAAGCCATGGCCATTGGCGCATATGCCATCGGCGGCAACAAGGGCACCATTTACATCCGCGCCGAATATCCGCTGGCCATCAAACGCCTGAAAATGGCCATCGAACAGGCCAAGGAAATGGGTCTGCTGGGTGACAACATCATGGGCACCGACTTCAGCTTCGACCTGGAACTGAAATACGGCGCCGGCGCCTTTGTCTGCGGCGAGGAAACCGCCCTGATCAACTCCATGGAAGGCAACCGCGGCGAGCCGTACACCAAGCCGCCGTTCCCCGCCGAAGCCGGTTACTGGGATAAGCCGACCATCGTCAACAACGTCGAGACCCTGGCCAACATTCCGGCCATCATCATGAAGGGCGGCGACTGGTTCAGCAAGATCGGCACCGAGACCTCCAAGGGTACCAAGGTTTTCTGTGTCGTTGGCAAGATCAACAACGTCGGCCTGATCGAAATTCCCATGGGAACCCCGCTGAGGGATGTCATTTTTGAGATTGGCGGCGGTATTCCGAACGGCAAGCAGTTCAAGGCGGTGCAGACCGGCGGCCCCTCCGGCGGCGCGCTGACCTACAAGGACCTCGATGTTCCCATCGACTACGAGAACCTGATCGCCTGCCAGTCGATGATGGGTTCCGGCGGCATGATCGTGATGGACGAAGACGACTGCATGGTGGCGGTGTCCAAGTTCTTCCTGGACTTCACCATGGACGAAACCTGCGGCAAATGCACCCCCTGCCGCATCGGTTCCAAGCGTCTTTACGAAATGCTGGACAAGATCACCAAGGGCCTGGGCACCGAGGAAGACATCGAGAAGCTGCGCAGCCTGGCGGTGAACATCAAGGACACCGCCCTGTGCGGCCTTGGCCAGACCATGCCCAACCCGGTACTGTCGACCCTGCGCGTGTTCGAAGACGAATACCGCGCCCACGTGCAGGACAAGAAGTGTCCTGCCGGGGTCTGTACCGAACTGCTCGAGTTCACGGTGGTGGCGGAGAAGTGCGTGGGTTGTACCCTGTGTGCCAAGGTTTGCCCGGTCAACTGCATCAGCGGCAAGCCGAAGGAAGTCCATGTCATCGACCAGTCCGCCTGTATCAAGTGCGGCGCCTGTCTGGACAAGTGCAAGTTCGACGCCATCATCAAAAAATAA